One window from the genome of Mycolicibacterium gadium encodes:
- a CDS encoding amidohydrolase family protein yields the protein MTSIDDMAANLNFTTAKTGADRTVTFLPEPERAERRYTVISVDDHIVEPPDTFEGRVPRKFADRAPRVVDTDDGGQTWMYDGNSLPNVGFNAVVGRPVSEYGFEPARFDEMRRGAWDIHARVKDMDLNGVYASLNFPSFLPGFAGQRLQQVTTDRDLAMASVRAWNDWHIEAWAGAYPDRIIPCQLPWLLDPEVGAKMIYENAERGYHAVSFSENPAMLGLPTIHSGYWEPLMAACADTQTVVNLHIGSSGTSPSTTADAPPDVQGVLFFAYAISAAVDWLYSGMCTRYPDLKICLSEGGIGWVAGLLDRLDHMLSYHEMYGTWKTLGETLTPTEVFKRNFWFCAVEDQSSFVQHERIGEDNILLEADYPHCDSTWPHTQQTIHEQISGLPDAIIRKVTWENAARLYQHPVPVSVQNDPNAF from the coding sequence ATGACTTCCATCGACGACATGGCGGCCAATCTCAACTTCACCACGGCCAAGACGGGCGCCGACCGCACCGTCACGTTTCTGCCCGAACCCGAACGGGCAGAACGGCGTTACACCGTGATTTCCGTCGACGACCACATCGTCGAACCGCCCGACACCTTCGAGGGCCGGGTGCCGCGCAAGTTCGCCGACCGCGCCCCACGGGTCGTCGACACCGATGACGGCGGTCAGACCTGGATGTACGACGGCAACTCACTGCCGAACGTGGGCTTCAACGCGGTGGTCGGGCGACCGGTTTCCGAGTACGGGTTCGAGCCTGCCCGGTTCGACGAAATGCGCCGCGGCGCATGGGATATCCATGCTCGCGTCAAAGACATGGATCTCAACGGCGTCTACGCGTCGTTGAACTTTCCCTCGTTCCTGCCCGGGTTCGCGGGCCAGCGACTGCAGCAGGTCACCACTGACCGCGACCTCGCGATGGCGTCGGTGCGGGCATGGAACGACTGGCACATCGAGGCATGGGCGGGCGCCTATCCCGACCGGATCATCCCGTGTCAGTTGCCGTGGCTACTCGATCCCGAGGTCGGCGCGAAGATGATCTACGAGAATGCCGAGCGCGGATATCACGCGGTGTCGTTCAGCGAGAACCCGGCGATGCTCGGACTCCCGACGATCCACTCGGGTTACTGGGAGCCGCTGATGGCGGCGTGCGCAGACACTCAGACGGTGGTGAATCTGCATATCGGTTCGTCGGGCACGTCTCCGTCGACCACCGCCGACGCACCACCTGATGTACAGGGGGTGCTGTTCTTCGCGTATGCGATCTCGGCGGCGGTCGACTGGCTGTACTCCGGCATGTGTACTCGGTACCCCGATCTGAAGATCTGCCTCTCCGAAGGCGGCATCGGATGGGTGGCGGGCCTGCTCGACCGGCTCGACCACATGCTGAGCTATCACGAGATGTACGGGACGTGGAAGACGCTCGGCGAGACACTGACGCCCACGGAGGTCTTCAAGCGCAACTTCTGGTTCTGCGCCGTCGAAGATCAGTCGTCGTTCGTCCAGCACGAGCGGATCGGCGAGGACAACATCCTGCTCGAGGCGGACTACCCACACTGCGACTCCACGTGGCCGCACACCCAACAGACGATTCACGAGCAGATCAGCGGTTTACCCGACGCGATCATCAGGAAAGTGACGTGGGAGAACGCCGCCCGGCTCTATCAGCATCCGGTTCCCGTATCCGTTCAGAACGATCCCAACGCCTTCTGA
- a CDS encoding class II aldolase/adducin family protein: MTTEEIRRGGLDVWSPSKTPPIGTDLTDEQLMAVAFRHLADIGFAENMAGHITWQPDGQHDMFVNPWGLWWQELTASDICVVDEDAHVVRGRWDVTPAIHLHTELHRIRSDARVIIHNHPYYVSLIAALVTLPELVHQTGALFLDDMYLVENYDGEIDAPWRASELAQQIGSANLIVLANHGVIAAGRNLAEAVYRAVSIERVCRLAYDVMLTGRTPSKMSRGDMVGMQQSLIERAADVYWAGAARMTIKADPDVLN, encoded by the coding sequence ATGACCACAGAGGAAATTCGCCGCGGTGGCCTCGACGTCTGGTCGCCGTCGAAAACACCACCGATCGGTACCGACCTCACCGACGAACAGCTGATGGCCGTCGCGTTCCGGCACCTGGCCGACATCGGCTTCGCCGAGAACATGGCCGGGCACATCACCTGGCAACCCGACGGCCAACACGACATGTTCGTCAACCCCTGGGGGCTGTGGTGGCAGGAGTTGACCGCGTCCGACATCTGCGTGGTCGACGAGGACGCTCACGTCGTGCGCGGCCGCTGGGACGTCACACCCGCCATCCATCTGCACACCGAACTGCACCGGATCCGTTCCGACGCCCGTGTGATCATCCACAACCATCCGTACTACGTCAGCCTGATCGCGGCACTGGTGACGCTGCCCGAGCTCGTACATCAGACCGGCGCCCTGTTCCTCGACGACATGTATCTCGTCGAGAACTACGACGGCGAGATCGACGCCCCCTGGCGGGCAAGTGAACTGGCGCAGCAGATCGGCTCGGCCAACCTGATCGTGCTCGCCAATCACGGTGTCATCGCCGCCGGACGCAATCTGGCCGAGGCGGTTTATCGCGCGGTATCCATTGAACGGGTCTGCCGACTGGCCTATGACGTGATGCTCACCGGGCGGACCCCGTCGAAGATGAGCCGCGGCGACATGGTCGGCATGCAGCAGTCACTGATCGAACGCGCCGCCGACGTCTACTGGGCGGGCGCCGCCCGGATGACGATCAAGGCCGACCCCGACGTTCTGAACTGA
- a CDS encoding class I adenylate-forming enzyme family protein, whose product MSVDGAAVASADAAQYRAAGWWTDVTLSDCVRRNAASAPDKPAYIDFTLDAVLDSRAPQLSWAEFDTAATNLAHGLRDLGVAPGDRVGLWHKDTAAIHVALVAVERCGAAVVGLGSRVGLREAEHILRVTQPTLLIADAERHGLAIEAAGSSARVVALGSELRIDPRQCPQSALPQAGADDVFLINSTSGTTGMPKCVVHTQNRWHYFHLKAVANGGLTADDVFLPIIPTPYGFGIWTSHTTPIHLGATTVRIERFDPAATCAAIERHRASVLCCVSTQLAMILADSASGDHDLSSLRVVFTGGEPLPYTQAARFEELTGATILQFYGSNETGMLSATTLLDSLDHRLRTAGRIVPEMNVRLFDGDRDVTESGRGQPACRGPALSLGYLGGTDHDQLYTQDGWMRMGDICELDADGYLTLTGRTSDFILRGGKNISAVQVEEAVTTHPAVAVAAAVAMPDPVFGERVCVYVELRQGGALDLPALVKHLLAQGVSKELLPERLEILDELPRSSGGKVAKGQLRERIRERS is encoded by the coding sequence ATGAGCGTCGACGGGGCCGCGGTGGCCAGCGCCGATGCGGCGCAGTACCGGGCCGCGGGCTGGTGGACGGACGTCACGCTGTCCGACTGCGTGCGCCGCAACGCCGCCTCCGCGCCCGACAAACCCGCCTACATCGACTTCACCCTGGATGCTGTGCTCGATTCAAGGGCGCCTCAGCTCAGCTGGGCCGAGTTCGACACCGCCGCCACCAACCTGGCGCACGGGTTGCGCGATCTGGGTGTCGCGCCGGGTGACCGCGTCGGCCTGTGGCACAAGGACACCGCCGCGATCCACGTCGCGCTGGTGGCCGTCGAGCGGTGCGGCGCCGCCGTCGTCGGTCTCGGCTCCCGCGTCGGTCTGCGCGAGGCCGAGCACATTCTTCGCGTCACGCAGCCCACGCTGCTGATCGCCGACGCCGAACGGCACGGTCTAGCCATCGAGGCTGCTGGTTCATCGGCGCGCGTCGTGGCGCTCGGCTCCGAACTCAGGATCGACCCTCGCCAGTGTCCGCAGTCGGCGCTGCCGCAGGCCGGTGCGGATGACGTCTTTCTGATCAACTCCACATCGGGCACCACCGGTATGCCGAAGTGCGTGGTGCACACCCAAAACCGTTGGCACTACTTTCATCTCAAGGCGGTTGCCAACGGCGGCCTCACCGCCGACGATGTCTTCCTCCCGATCATCCCCACGCCCTACGGCTTCGGGATCTGGACCTCGCACACCACCCCCATCCACCTGGGCGCGACCACCGTCCGCATCGAGCGCTTCGATCCGGCCGCGACGTGCGCGGCGATCGAACGGCATCGCGCATCGGTGTTGTGTTGTGTCAGTACGCAACTGGCGATGATCCTCGCCGACTCGGCGTCTGGGGATCACGACCTGAGCAGTCTGCGCGTCGTCTTCACCGGTGGCGAACCGCTGCCGTACACACAAGCGGCGCGGTTCGAGGAACTGACCGGGGCGACGATCCTGCAGTTCTACGGCTCCAACGAGACCGGCATGTTGAGTGCCACGACGCTCTTGGATTCGCTGGATCACCGACTGCGCACCGCTGGCCGGATCGTGCCGGAGATGAACGTTCGCCTGTTCGACGGCGACCGCGACGTAACCGAATCCGGTCGCGGACAGCCGGCGTGCCGAGGTCCTGCGCTGTCCCTGGGCTATCTCGGTGGCACCGACCACGACCAGTTGTACACCCAGGACGGCTGGATGCGGATGGGTGACATCTGCGAACTCGACGCCGACGGCTATCTCACCCTGACCGGCAGAACATCGGACTTCATCCTGCGCGGCGGCAAGAACATCAGCGCGGTTCAGGTCGAGGAGGCCGTCACGACACATCCCGCCGTTGCCGTCGCCGCGGCCGTCGCGATGCCCGACCCGGTCTTCGGCGAACGAGTATGCGTATACGTCGAACTCAGGCAAGGGGGCGCGCTGGATCTGCCTGCCCTGGTGAAACACCTTCTGGCGCAAGGCGTCTCGAAGGAACTGCTACCCGAGCGGCTCGAGATCCTCGACGAGTTGCCCCGATCGTCCGGTGGCAAGGTCGCCAAAGGTCAACTTCGCGAACGAATCCGGGAGAGATCATGA
- a CDS encoding FadR/GntR family transcriptional regulator, with product MAEPTIQFRRLAEQVADELRRRILRGELADGSILPKEDELLLQFPVSKPSLREAMRILEAEGLLRVRRGKLGGAVVRRPNAANVAYTVGLVLGSQEVGLSDVGNALLQVEPACAGLCAQRADRGTAVVPQLRRVHAEAVEAVEDLRLVTSASRRFHESLVALCGNQTMIILAGALEMLWSAHETSWSSRVADGSIVPIDERLAVLEDHRQVIDAIDAGDARRAADLAAAHLLDAQHYPGSSGVVDPSMLRGWATAPVETDR from the coding sequence GTGGCAGAGCCGACCATTCAGTTTCGCCGTCTCGCCGAGCAGGTGGCCGACGAGCTTCGGCGCCGCATTCTGCGCGGTGAGCTGGCCGACGGCAGCATCCTGCCCAAGGAGGATGAGCTCCTCCTGCAGTTCCCGGTGAGCAAGCCGTCGCTGCGCGAGGCGATGCGCATTCTCGAGGCCGAAGGGCTGCTGCGCGTGCGGCGCGGGAAGCTCGGCGGAGCGGTCGTACGGCGACCCAATGCCGCCAACGTCGCGTACACCGTCGGCCTGGTGCTCGGATCCCAGGAGGTGGGCCTGTCCGACGTCGGAAACGCCCTGCTGCAGGTCGAGCCGGCGTGCGCTGGGCTGTGCGCCCAGCGCGCCGACCGCGGCACTGCCGTGGTCCCACAGCTGCGACGGGTGCACGCCGAAGCAGTCGAGGCCGTGGAGGACCTGCGGCTCGTGACGTCGGCGAGCCGGCGGTTCCACGAGTCCCTCGTCGCGCTGTGCGGCAACCAGACCATGATCATCCTGGCCGGGGCGCTGGAAATGCTGTGGTCGGCGCACGAGACGAGCTGGTCGAGCCGGGTGGCGGACGGCAGCATCGTGCCGATCGACGAACGACTGGCCGTGCTGGAGGACCACCGACAGGTGATCGACGCGATCGACGCGGGCGACGCGCGTCGCGCCGCTGACCTGGCGGCGGCCCATCTTCTCGACGCGCAGCACTATCCGGGATCGTCGGGGGTCGTCGACCCTTCGATGCTGCGCGGCTGGGCGACGGCGCCGGTCGAAACCGACCGTTGA
- a CDS encoding SDR family NAD(P)-dependent oxidoreductase, which yields MSVVSGLLENKVVIVAGLGGIGNGLARRYADEGARLVIGDLDPETVSRAVADLDPDRVRAVPLDGADEESVIAIIKLAVDTFGRLDGIHVNFTNAADAYLPGGVVDLPLEAFDEVMRVNTRGFVICAKHAIPPMIESGGGSIVFTASIEAYNGGGTRVSYAMSKAAELALMRHIARKYGPKGIRANAIAPGLIWHYKFDEQWMPEGVVEQTRARQMIKSRFGNPDDVAALGALLLSDDGSFITAQTISVDGGVTFRP from the coding sequence ATGTCAGTCGTGTCGGGACTGCTGGAGAACAAGGTCGTCATCGTCGCCGGATTGGGCGGTATCGGAAACGGCTTGGCGCGTCGGTACGCCGATGAGGGCGCGCGCCTCGTCATCGGCGACCTCGATCCGGAGACGGTGTCGCGCGCCGTCGCCGATCTCGACCCGGACCGGGTGCGCGCCGTCCCGCTCGACGGAGCCGACGAAGAGTCGGTCATCGCCATCATCAAGTTGGCGGTGGACACGTTCGGACGACTCGACGGCATACATGTCAACTTCACCAACGCGGCCGACGCCTACCTACCCGGCGGCGTCGTCGATTTGCCGCTCGAAGCCTTCGACGAGGTGATGCGGGTCAACACAAGGGGTTTCGTAATCTGCGCCAAGCATGCGATCCCTCCGATGATCGAGTCCGGCGGCGGATCGATAGTGTTCACCGCGTCGATCGAGGCTTACAACGGCGGGGGCACGCGGGTTTCCTACGCGATGAGCAAGGCGGCCGAGCTTGCGCTGATGCGTCACATCGCCCGCAAGTACGGTCCGAAGGGGATTCGTGCCAATGCCATTGCGCCAGGCCTGATCTGGCACTACAAGTTCGACGAGCAGTGGATGCCAGAAGGCGTCGTGGAGCAGACGCGGGCGCGTCAGATGATCAAGTCGCGCTTCGGCAATCCGGACGACGTCGCCGCTCTGGGGGCTCTGCTGCTCTCCGACGACGGTAGCTTCATCACGGCTCAGACGATCAGTGTCGACGGCGGAGTGACGTTCCGACCCTGA
- a CDS encoding serine/threonine-protein kinase gives MEGTPFGRYTLVELLGRGGMGDVWRAYDTVTDRVVAVKVLPAHLASDQTFQERFRREARAAAGLNNPHVVPIHDFGEIDGRLFVDMRLIEGEDLGTLLAAGPLAPQRAIRIVGQIALALFAAHRIGLVHRDVKPSNILVTEDDFAYLIDFGIARAEGEAGLTDTNAAVGTWAYMAPERFSSGSADARADVYALTCVLYEALTGQSPFPGRTLEQIATAHMLQPPPKPSALLPQIPPAMDRVISTGMAKEPEQRYASTKDLASAARAAIGREQDRTVAAHQDRTMAAAPVPPTQQINTPAATQYRTPMPSADPSSTGRRNILLASAAALLVVIVAVVAVIMFTGGSDSPSNNTASSPGQPSEPPPAPNSAMFNGAQPWTLDVSGAPKSERSDAIIGALTAAGGWGTENRLQIDFSNAVFFADGSTPRMQVVGTEDYCFGGPACDAVPAEMPVPENANIGGSPDLQCDPSGNTEGQGDCQLLVVDREGQKLYETYQSTKGGDTLEARGFFIWDLNKQYPDNLRGDQCTSADAGGFPIAAMTPTADQVASGSIDHAIRFILPNDRIRAGVYVHPASHAGGPESTDPNAPPFGVRLRLKADFDESGYTDPQKVVIKALKTHGMLLADGGQVPLTFSDDRSSTAKWADLGIASDTFSAITPEAFEVVELGPDVPLTYDCVRNP, from the coding sequence TTGGAGGGCACGCCGTTCGGACGCTACACGTTGGTCGAGCTACTCGGCCGGGGCGGCATGGGTGACGTCTGGCGCGCCTACGACACGGTGACCGACCGCGTGGTCGCGGTGAAGGTCCTGCCCGCGCATCTGGCCAGCGATCAGACATTCCAGGAACGGTTTCGTCGGGAGGCTCGGGCAGCGGCGGGGCTCAACAATCCTCACGTGGTGCCGATCCACGACTTCGGCGAGATCGACGGACGTCTGTTCGTGGACATGCGGCTCATCGAGGGGGAGGATCTCGGCACGCTACTCGCTGCCGGTCCGCTGGCTCCGCAGCGTGCCATCAGGATCGTCGGGCAGATCGCGCTCGCACTGTTCGCCGCACACCGAATCGGGTTGGTGCACCGCGACGTCAAGCCGTCGAACATCCTCGTCACCGAGGACGATTTCGCCTATCTGATCGACTTCGGTATCGCGCGAGCCGAAGGCGAAGCGGGGCTCACCGACACCAACGCCGCGGTCGGCACCTGGGCGTACATGGCGCCCGAACGATTCTCGAGCGGCTCGGCCGACGCACGCGCCGACGTCTACGCGCTGACGTGCGTGCTCTACGAAGCGCTGACCGGCCAATCTCCTTTTCCGGGAAGAACTCTCGAACAGATCGCCACCGCGCACATGCTGCAACCACCGCCGAAGCCCTCGGCGCTGCTACCGCAAATCCCTCCGGCGATGGACCGGGTCATCAGCACCGGCATGGCCAAGGAACCCGAACAGCGGTACGCCTCGACCAAGGATCTGGCGAGCGCCGCCCGCGCCGCCATCGGCAGGGAGCAGGATCGCACGGTCGCCGCGCACCAAGACCGCACGATGGCGGCCGCGCCTGTGCCGCCGACGCAGCAGATCAACACACCCGCAGCGACGCAGTACCGCACGCCGATGCCGTCGGCTGATCCGTCATCGACAGGCCGCAGGAACATTCTGCTGGCGTCGGCCGCCGCACTCCTCGTGGTGATCGTCGCCGTCGTCGCGGTGATCATGTTCACCGGCGGCTCCGACTCGCCGTCGAACAACACGGCGTCGTCCCCGGGGCAGCCGTCCGAACCACCACCTGCGCCGAACAGTGCCATGTTCAATGGCGCTCAGCCATGGACCCTCGACGTGTCCGGCGCACCAAAGTCCGAACGCAGTGACGCGATCATCGGTGCGTTGACCGCAGCGGGCGGTTGGGGCACCGAGAACAGGCTGCAGATCGACTTCTCTAACGCGGTCTTCTTCGCCGACGGCAGCACGCCACGCATGCAGGTGGTCGGCACCGAGGACTACTGCTTCGGAGGTCCGGCCTGCGACGCGGTGCCCGCCGAGATGCCGGTCCCGGAGAACGCCAACATCGGTGGCTCACCGGATCTGCAGTGCGATCCGTCAGGAAACACCGAGGGCCAGGGAGACTGTCAACTGCTCGTCGTCGACCGGGAGGGCCAGAAGCTGTACGAGACCTATCAGTCCACGAAAGGCGGAGACACGCTCGAGGCCCGCGGCTTCTTCATCTGGGACCTGAACAAGCAGTACCCGGACAATCTGCGCGGCGACCAGTGCACAAGCGCGGATGCGGGCGGCTTCCCGATCGCCGCCATGACACCCACCGCCGACCAAGTCGCCTCGGGCTCAATCGATCACGCGATCCGGTTCATCTTGCCGAACGACCGGATCAGAGCGGGCGTCTACGTGCATCCGGCGAGCCACGCCGGCGGCCCCGAAAGCACAGACCCCAACGCGCCACCCTTTGGGGTGAGGTTGCGGCTGAAGGCAGACTTCGACGAGTCGGGTTACACCGATCCGCAGAAGGTGGTGATCAAGGCGCTGAAGACGCACGGGATGCTACTGGCCGACGGTGGCCAGGTGCCCCTCACATTCTCCGACGACAGATCCAGCACCGCCAAGTGGGCGGACTTGGGCATCGCCTCGGATACGTTCAGCGCGATCACACCCGAGGCGTTCGAGGTCGTCGAACTCGGACCGGATGTCCCCTTGACCTACGACTGTGTGCGCAACCCCTGA
- a CDS encoding DUF2752 domain-containing protein, with the protein MPVRLGGPLLVGALAVGACAVVWIGDPTTPGGFLPVCPTKALLGIDCPGCGTLRMIYSLLHGDFLSAVRFNALAVVAVGLLIVAYLVWTYGRVVGRKIAGWQHHRWAATVTMVVVTIWFVVRNLPFEPFTALRV; encoded by the coding sequence GTGCCGGTCCGCCTCGGCGGCCCACTCCTGGTGGGCGCCTTGGCGGTTGGTGCGTGTGCGGTGGTCTGGATCGGAGATCCGACCACACCTGGCGGGTTCCTTCCCGTGTGTCCGACGAAAGCCCTTCTGGGCATTGACTGCCCTGGCTGCGGCACACTCCGGATGATCTACTCGCTCCTGCACGGAGACTTCCTGTCCGCGGTGCGGTTCAACGCCCTCGCCGTCGTCGCGGTGGGCTTGCTGATCGTCGCCTACCTCGTGTGGACGTACGGTCGAGTCGTCGGCCGCAAGATCGCCGGCTGGCAGCACCACCGCTGGGCCGCCACGGTGACGATGGTTGTCGTCACCATCTGGTTCGTGGTGCGCAACCTACCTTTTGAGCCGTTTACCGCGTTGCGCGTGTGA
- a CDS encoding CD225/dispanin family protein, which yields MTQPPPPPPPGNYPPPQPQGTAPSSHLVLAILVTLFCCLPFGIVSIVKASQVNGLWAQGQYDAAQASSAAAKKWAIWAIIAGVIVAIIYAILMVAGVLTFDGDVSTTTEY from the coding sequence ATGACACAACCACCGCCACCGCCCCCGCCTGGCAACTACCCGCCTCCGCAACCTCAGGGCACGGCGCCGAGCTCGCACCTGGTGCTCGCCATTCTGGTGACACTGTTCTGCTGTCTCCCGTTCGGCATCGTCTCGATCGTCAAAGCGAGCCAAGTGAACGGACTCTGGGCGCAGGGCCAGTACGACGCAGCGCAGGCGTCGTCCGCTGCCGCCAAGAAGTGGGCCATATGGGCCATCATCGCCGGCGTCATCGTGGCCATCATCTACGCCATCCTCATGGTCGCGGGCGTGTTGACCTTCGACGGTGACGTCTCTACAACGACCGAATACTGA
- a CDS encoding DUF427 domain-containing protein, which yields MSTPSRPDYPQMAAARGRVEPAPRRVRGFRGAELIFDTTSARYVWEVPYYPQYFVPLSDVRADVLREGLPGMRVFDDGDFAGLVRFRWDTLNWFEEDEPIYGHPRNPYVRVDALRSHRHVQVALNGETLAETRCPVLLFETGLPTRYYIDRTAVDFECLEPSTTQTLCPYKGVTSRYWSVRIANTLVADLAWSYETPLPAVASIANMVAFYNEKVDITVDGVELPRPATHFS from the coding sequence ATGAGCACGCCATCACGTCCGGATTATCCGCAGATGGCTGCGGCTCGTGGCCGCGTCGAACCGGCACCAAGGCGCGTCCGCGGGTTCCGTGGCGCCGAGCTGATTTTCGACACGACCTCGGCGCGCTATGTGTGGGAGGTGCCGTACTACCCGCAGTATTTCGTGCCGCTTTCCGATGTCCGCGCCGACGTTCTGCGCGAAGGTCTTCCGGGTATGCGGGTGTTCGACGACGGCGACTTCGCCGGACTGGTCCGGTTTCGGTGGGACACTTTGAATTGGTTCGAGGAGGACGAGCCGATCTACGGTCATCCACGGAATCCGTACGTGCGGGTGGATGCGCTGCGGTCGCATCGTCACGTGCAGGTCGCATTGAACGGGGAGACGCTGGCCGAGACCCGCTGCCCGGTATTGCTTTTCGAGACCGGGCTACCCACCCGGTACTACATCGACCGTACCGCTGTGGACTTCGAATGCCTCGAACCGTCGACCACGCAGACCCTGTGTCCCTACAAAGGCGTCACCTCGAGGTACTGGTCGGTGCGTATCGCGAACACGCTTGTGGCCGACCTGGCATGGTCCTACGAGACGCCGCTGCCTGCCGTGGCGTCGATCGCGAACATGGTCGCGTTCTACAACGAAAAGGTCGACATCACAGTCGATGGTGTCGAACTACCCCGTCCCGCAACCCATTTCAGTTAG
- a CDS encoding AbrB family transcriptional regulator: MNTIELVAVALVCGILAWTLSRHAPRAVPASTLAVQGVLGVATGLLVRDVSFSSLEAAEWVALLAVAVGTLAICIAGGALLSMHRGISPLTGALALVAGGSSGVVSIARELGADDRVVAAVQYLRVALITAAMPLVVAVIYGGSGSGASHSDAVDILPKFFNLPLIAVLVVVGAAAGRAVRLPGAGLLGPMAITIALEFSGLIRGLDVPVMLVQAAALLFVWQTVLEFDRESLRAIRRILPTALALIAVLNLIVAGFGMVLADVAGLSRLDGYLATSPGGIYAVLGYTIGSDCDVQFVMASQVIRVVLMLFAAPLVARMFLRFRLLANTAPAISIRPHHGHKTGIIAAPTACGLRAPLNS; the protein is encoded by the coding sequence GTGAACACCATCGAGCTCGTCGCAGTGGCCCTGGTCTGCGGAATCCTGGCCTGGACCCTGTCACGCCACGCACCGCGGGCGGTGCCGGCGTCGACCCTGGCGGTCCAGGGTGTGCTCGGGGTGGCCACCGGACTTCTGGTTCGCGACGTCTCGTTCTCCTCGCTCGAAGCTGCGGAGTGGGTGGCGCTGTTGGCCGTCGCCGTCGGGACACTGGCCATCTGTATCGCCGGCGGCGCGCTGCTGAGCATGCACCGCGGCATCAGCCCGCTGACGGGTGCGCTCGCGCTCGTCGCAGGTGGTTCGTCCGGCGTGGTGTCCATCGCCCGTGAGTTGGGCGCCGACGATCGTGTCGTCGCTGCGGTGCAGTATCTACGCGTCGCTCTGATCACCGCGGCCATGCCTTTAGTCGTCGCGGTCATCTACGGCGGGTCCGGTTCGGGCGCATCGCATTCCGATGCCGTGGACATCCTGCCGAAGTTCTTCAACCTGCCGCTGATCGCGGTGCTTGTGGTCGTCGGCGCGGCGGCCGGCCGTGCGGTACGGCTGCCCGGTGCCGGGCTGCTCGGCCCGATGGCGATCACCATTGCGCTGGAATTCAGCGGATTGATCAGAGGTCTCGACGTTCCTGTGATGCTGGTCCAGGCTGCGGCGCTGCTCTTCGTGTGGCAGACCGTGCTGGAGTTCGACCGTGAATCACTTCGCGCGATCCGCCGGATCCTGCCCACTGCACTGGCATTGATCGCGGTCCTCAACCTGATCGTGGCAGGCTTCGGCATGGTGCTGGCGGACGTCGCCGGACTCAGCCGACTCGACGGCTATCTGGCGACCAGCCCCGGCGGCATCTACGCGGTGCTCGGGTACACCATCGGATCCGACTGCGACGTGCAGTTCGTGATGGCGTCCCAGGTGATCCGTGTGGTGCTCATGCTGTTCGCCGCACCCTTGGTTGCACGAATGTTCCTGCGGTTCAGGCTATTGGCGAACACAGCGCCGGCGATTTCGATTCGGCCTCATCATGGGCACAAAACGGGGATCATTGCCGCGCCGACAGCGTGCGGGCTGAGAGCACCGTTAAATTCCTGA